Part of the Pseudobdellovibrionaceae bacterium genome is shown below.
ATTTAGCCATCGATTACTGTGAAGATGTTGCCCCACTTGACAAAGGCCAGGTGCAAAAAATCGTAGATATCTTTACGAAACATGGAGCCACGGTGAAAGTCAGCTCTATCCACGTCAACGGGTGGTTCGGCGACTATGACAAGCTCACCATGTGTAAGGCATTTGCCGAAACCGAACTGCAGATCCGTTTAGATACGCAAGGGTCAATCTGCGCTTTCGTGGGGGACTCCCCCAATGACGAGCCTTTGTTTGAGTATTTCGAAAACTCCTTTGCCGTAGCGAATGTGAATCGATTTGTGGACGACATGAGTCACTTACCCAAATACGTGGCCAAAAAAGAAGGCGGCCTCGGGTTCGCAGAAATTGCCAAGCGAATGTATTAAACATCGGCATCCCCAAAAGGTATCGGATTACTTTTGGTAGCAATAGTGCGTCACCAGAGTGACGCGCCATTGCTACCAAAAGTAATCCGATACCTTTTGGGGATGTCTTTTCCGGAAAACCATTAACGTAAACTCTTGCCCTGATATGGCCTTGGACAGAACGAGCCTTTATCACTTTGGTTGACGCAGTGTCGCCACTAAAGGAAGCAGGTACCTATTGCGAACAACACCGGGTAGCGTTTTTACATGACCCCTAACGTTCGCACCTATCAGGACTACCGACAGTTTTTGAAGGATTTTGCTGAATATAAGCGCCGGCAGAATTCCCATTGGAGCTATGGGACCTGGGCCCACTCCTTGGGACTTAAGGCCACCACATCTATATCCATGATCATCAATGGACAGCGGCATCCTGGCGAACAGATCCTTCACTCTCTGGTTGAATACTTTGGTTTTAGTCCCAATGAGGAGTCTCACTTTCGAAACTTGGTGGCGCTGGCGAAATCCAATGAAACCCATCTAAAAAATATTCTTAAAAAAGAAGTGCATACATCAAGCCTTAAACAACCTCGTCCACCCATTTCTCGTCATTTGTTTTCACAAATTTTTGAATGGCATTTTATGGCTTTACGGCAATTGGCCCGTATGGGACGCCTCACTACCAACAGTCAAATCACAAAACGCCAACTTCTCCATCGACTTTCAGAAAAAACCATTCAAATGGCCACAGAAAAACTCATCCACCTCAGATTACTTGAACTCGACAGTGAACAAAAACTGGTGGCACCGGCCTCACCCCTGTCTACACAGCAAGACATACCAGATGAGAACATTCGAGCATTTCATCAACAGATGATTTCCCTGGCCGCGCAGTCTGTCCAACGTGTTTCCGTAAAAGAAAGAGAGATCGTTGGACTCACCATTCCGATCTCTCGCGCTAAATTGAGACAAGCTAAAGAACTCATTCGAAAATTTGCCTCCGAATTTGACGCGCTAATGGACGACACCCAGGGCGATGCCGTTTATCAATTAAATGTGCAGTTTTTTCCGTTAGCCGAAGGCGTCATCAATGATCACGACAAGGAACCATCTAATGAAAAGAATCACTAGATCACTTCTCTTTGCATTCACTCTAACACATTCTTTATTTGCCGCTGCCGGCGGAGACTTCGTAGGTAATGGCGGCGGGCTTGGCGAACAAAACGTCAGCCATGCACTATTGCATCTTAAAACCATTCTCCCCCTGTGCTTGGCTTCTGAATTCTGCCTGACCCGAAGCGATCACAAAGATTTAGTTCAGAAAATTCGCGGGCAACTAGACAAACAACTCACTGCCACGAAGCCACTGGAGTTTCTTTCTGGCCGCGTGCACCCAGAAATTTTTCTCATTAACGGAGAATATAAGACGGCCGTGACCGGCAACCGTGTGGGCGACACCATCTATATCAATATTGATTTTCTTTACCGCGATGCTGTTGGCGGAGGACGAATTCCCATGAGTATTGCCTCAGCCATGGGCCTTATTGTGCATGAACTCGGCCATCACCAGGGAAT
Proteins encoded:
- a CDS encoding TIGR02147 family protein; its protein translation is MTPNVRTYQDYRQFLKDFAEYKRRQNSHWSYGTWAHSLGLKATTSISMIINGQRHPGEQILHSLVEYFGFSPNEESHFRNLVALAKSNETHLKNILKKEVHTSSLKQPRPPISRHLFSQIFEWHFMALRQLARMGRLTTNSQITKRQLLHRLSEKTIQMATEKLIHLRLLELDSEQKLVAPASPLSTQQDIPDENIRAFHQQMISLAAQSVQRVSVKEREIVGLTIPISRAKLRQAKELIRKFASEFDALMDDTQGDAVYQLNVQFFPLAEGVINDHDKEPSNEKNH